One Leptolyngbya sp. SIO1E4 genomic region harbors:
- a CDS encoding tetratricopeptide repeat protein: MKHKLSRTAGFLAAVLALSGGLLAGFANRAEAQTILEDQGTLEPAQQEYSIEVEAGDVVAVVMSSEDFDTVLTLLGPDGEEVAFNDDFGGTLNSLIVYSVPVSGSYTVVTKSFDGQGGDYDLEVRPATEYEVSYSEAQISLQEGNYEAAISAYSQAIELEPENPEGYLGRADAYFGAAQAALEAEGQFLETPNDLPEEMREAIVADFEVAAELYEAEGDPFTAQSLREQIEYIETGEFPGPAEGGER, from the coding sequence ATGAAGCACAAACTTTCAAGGACTGCGGGGTTTTTGGCAGCAGTTCTGGCCCTCTCAGGAGGCTTGTTGGCAGGGTTTGCCAATAGAGCTGAAGCCCAGACAATTCTTGAAGACCAAGGAACGCTAGAACCTGCACAGCAGGAATACTCCATTGAGGTGGAAGCGGGTGATGTGGTTGCCGTCGTCATGTCCAGCGAAGATTTTGATACGGTCTTGACGCTGTTGGGGCCCGACGGTGAAGAGGTCGCCTTCAATGATGATTTTGGCGGCACTCTGAATTCCCTCATTGTCTACAGCGTGCCAGTGTCGGGCAGCTATACAGTTGTCACCAAGTCTTTTGATGGTCAAGGTGGAGACTATGACCTCGAAGTCCGCCCTGCAACTGAGTATGAGGTGTCTTACAGCGAGGCACAAATTAGCCTGCAGGAAGGCAACTATGAAGCAGCGATCTCAGCATATTCACAGGCGATTGAACTCGAACCTGAGAATCCTGAGGGGTATTTAGGCCGGGCTGATGCGTATTTTGGCGCTGCCCAAGCAGCGTTAGAAGCCGAAGGCCAATTTTTAGAAACGCCAAACGACCTGCCTGAGGAAATGCGAGAAGCCATTGTTGCCGATTTTGAAGTGGCGGCTGAACTGTATGAAGCGGAGGGAGATCCTTTTACAGCGCAGTCTCTGAGAGAGCAAATTGAATACATTGAAACGGGTGAATTCCCCGGCCCAGCTGAGGGGGGTGAACGCTAA
- the glgB gene encoding 1,4-alpha-glucan branching enzyme has translation MAVTVAPEQIDRIVWNQHHNPFEVLGPHMIQQDGKTVWAVRAYLPNANTAWVVLPEARTEHCMESSHNPHFFECVIQIEELANYQLKYIEGEHERFIYDPYAFKTRRITDFDVHLFVEGNHHRIYEKLGAHTTKIDGVAGVYFAVWAPNGRNVSVLGDFNQWDGRKHQMRLTGNGIWELFIPGLKVGESYKYEIKNQAGHIYEKSDPYGFQQEVRPKTASIVADLDAYQWQDTGWMEKRRHLDPMTQPVSVYEVHLGSWLHASSAEPAIRPDGTTETAVQVADLKPGARFLTYRELADKLIPYVKELGFTHVELLPIAEHPFDGSWGYQVTGYYAATSRYGSPDDLMYFIDQCHQHEIGVIVDWVPGHFPKDGHGLAFFDGTHLYEHADPRKGEHKEWGTLVFNYGRNEVRNFLVANAIFWFDKYHIDGIRVDAVASMLYLDYCREPGQWVANEYGGRENIEAADFLRQVNHVLFSYYPGVLSIAEESTSWPMVSWPTYVGGLGFNLKWNMGWMHDMLDYFQMDPWFRQFHQNNVTFSIWYAFSENFMLALSHDEVVHGKSNMLGKMPGDEWQKFANLRCLFTYMFLHPGKKTLYMSMEFGQWSEWNVWGDLEWHLLQYDPHKNHKHFMGELNALYKREPALYSQDFSQDGFEWIDCNDNRHSVVSFIRRDKDSDDFIVAVCNFTPQPHSHYRVGLPERGYYKELFNSDAREFGGTNMGNLGGKWTDDWTFHGKPYSIDVTLPPLAVIAFKLDREYTQAIEAGKNMP, from the coding sequence ATGGCTGTTACGGTTGCCCCTGAGCAGATTGACCGCATTGTTTGGAACCAGCACCACAACCCCTTTGAAGTGCTGGGGCCACACATGATTCAACAGGATGGTAAAACGGTTTGGGCCGTTCGCGCTTATCTTCCAAATGCGAATACTGCTTGGGTGGTTTTACCTGAGGCACGCACTGAGCATTGCATGGAAAGCAGCCATAATCCGCACTTCTTTGAATGCGTGATTCAGATAGAAGAGCTCGCTAACTATCAGCTCAAGTACATAGAGGGGGAGCATGAGCGTTTTATTTATGATCCCTATGCCTTTAAGACCCGCCGCATCACGGACTTTGATGTCCACCTGTTTGTAGAAGGCAATCATCACCGGATCTACGAGAAGCTAGGCGCACACACCACCAAAATTGATGGGGTTGCAGGCGTCTACTTTGCTGTCTGGGCACCCAATGGCCGTAATGTTTCGGTGCTTGGTGACTTCAACCAGTGGGATGGTCGCAAACACCAGATGCGCCTTACGGGTAACGGCATTTGGGAACTGTTTATTCCTGGACTGAAAGTGGGTGAATCCTACAAATATGAAATTAAAAACCAAGCCGGTCATATCTACGAGAAATCTGATCCCTATGGATTTCAGCAGGAAGTTCGACCTAAAACCGCTTCCATCGTGGCCGATCTTGATGCTTACCAGTGGCAAGATACTGGCTGGATGGAAAAGCGCCGCCATCTGGATCCCATGACCCAACCCGTTTCTGTCTACGAAGTTCATTTAGGGTCTTGGCTACATGCCTCTTCTGCCGAGCCAGCAATCCGTCCAGATGGCACCACAGAAACAGCTGTGCAAGTCGCAGACTTAAAGCCTGGAGCTCGGTTTCTCACCTATCGTGAACTCGCAGACAAACTCATTCCTTATGTAAAGGAATTAGGCTTTACCCATGTCGAACTATTACCCATCGCCGAGCACCCGTTTGATGGGTCTTGGGGATATCAGGTGACGGGCTACTACGCTGCCACTTCTCGCTACGGTTCCCCCGACGACCTGATGTATTTCATCGATCAGTGTCATCAGCACGAAATTGGGGTCATCGTCGACTGGGTGCCTGGTCACTTCCCGAAAGATGGTCATGGTTTAGCCTTTTTTGATGGCACTCACTTGTACGAGCATGCTGATCCTCGCAAGGGAGAGCATAAAGAATGGGGGACTTTAGTCTTCAACTACGGTCGGAATGAAGTCCGCAACTTTTTGGTGGCTAACGCCATATTTTGGTTTGATAAATATCACATTGACGGTATCCGGGTCGATGCAGTAGCTTCAATGCTTTATTTAGACTACTGCCGCGAACCTGGACAGTGGGTTGCAAACGAGTATGGAGGGCGCGAAAACATAGAAGCAGCGGACTTTTTGCGCCAGGTGAACCATGTTCTTTTCAGCTACTATCCGGGCGTCTTATCCATTGCAGAAGAGTCTACCTCCTGGCCCATGGTATCTTGGCCAACCTATGTTGGTGGGCTGGGCTTTAACCTGAAATGGAACATGGGCTGGATGCATGACATGTTGGATTATTTCCAAATGGATCCCTGGTTTCGTCAGTTCCACCAAAACAATGTGACCTTCAGTATCTGGTATGCCTTCAGCGAAAACTTTATGCTGGCGCTCTCCCACGATGAGGTTGTGCACGGTAAGAGCAATATGCTGGGCAAAATGCCGGGGGATGAATGGCAAAAGTTTGCCAACCTACGCTGCTTATTTACCTACATGTTCCTGCACCCAGGCAAAAAAACACTGTACATGAGCATGGAGTTTGGCCAGTGGAGTGAGTGGAACGTCTGGGGTGATTTGGAGTGGCATCTACTGCAATATGACCCCCATAAAAATCATAAGCATTTTATGGGAGAGCTCAACGCCCTTTATAAGCGTGAACCCGCCTTATATAGCCAAGACTTTTCCCAGGACGGCTTTGAATGGATTGATTGCAACGATAACCGTCATAGTGTCGTTTCATTCATTCGTCGTGATAAGGACAGCGACGACTTTATCGTCGCTGTGTGCAACTTTACACCTCAACCCCATAGCCATTATCGAGTAGGCTTGCCTGAACGAGGCTATTACAAAGAGTTGTTTAACAGCGATGCCCGAGAGTTTGGCGGCACTAATATGGGCAACTTGGGAGGTAAATGGACAGACGACTGGACTTTTCATGGAAAGCCCTACTCGATTGATGTGACGCTGCCTCCTTTAGCAGTCATTGCATTCAAATTGGATCGAGAATACACCCAGGCAATTGAAGCAGGGAAAAATATGCCCTAA
- a CDS encoding YdcF family protein, with amino-acid sequence MRKLKALKWPLLLLLAGLSLWFAIISTQLYRHAQQPADAVLVLGGSIRREIFMAESVAEGNSLPVLISQGSQPPCIRILFDRISAPLDKVWLENCAESTFDNYRYSLPILQQWGTQHVQVVTSPTHLPRAAWLAKIILGSHGIWVDMTIIEERGVPGNVETPLKTGLDVVRSLGWALISQIYQPQCNNVLPLNSVDLAVWNEQGFNCEHQGGIETPTK; translated from the coding sequence AAATGGCCGCTGTTGCTCTTGCTAGCAGGGCTATCCCTATGGTTTGCAATCATCAGTACTCAGCTTTATCGCCACGCCCAGCAACCGGCTGATGCCGTTTTGGTGTTAGGGGGCAGTATCCGACGAGAAATTTTTATGGCGGAGTCGGTGGCTGAGGGTAACTCGCTCCCTGTATTGATTTCCCAAGGCTCCCAGCCCCCCTGCATCCGCATTTTGTTCGATCGTATCTCTGCCCCCTTAGACAAGGTTTGGCTAGAGAATTGCGCAGAGTCTACCTTCGATAACTATCGCTACAGCCTGCCCATCTTGCAGCAATGGGGAACTCAGCACGTGCAGGTTGTCACCTCCCCCACGCATCTGCCCCGGGCTGCCTGGCTCGCCAAAATCATCCTGGGCAGTCATGGCATCTGGGTAGACATGACGATTATTGAAGAACGTGGGGTGCCTGGAAATGTTGAAACACCCTTGAAGACCGGGTTAGACGTGGTGCGATCGCTCGGCTGGGCTCTCATTAGCCAGATCTATCAGCCCCAATGCAATAACGTTTTGCCTCTAAATTCTGTTGACCTTGCCGTCTGGAATGAACAAGGATTTAACTGCGAGCACCAGGGTGGCATCGAAACTCCGACGAAATAG